One segment of Pontibacter akesuensis DNA contains the following:
- the tsaD gene encoding tRNA (adenosine(37)-N6)-threonylcarbamoyltransferase complex transferase subunit TsaD, translated as MTEPTILAIESSCDETSAAVIRGGKVLSNIVNTQAVHEQYGGVVPELASRAHQQNIIPVVAQALQQANVEKSELNAVAFTRGPGLLGALLVGCSFAKSFALGLDIPLIEVNHMQAHILAHFIDEPTPQFPFLCLTVSGGHTQIVLVKDHLNMEVIGQTTDDAVGEAFDKTAKMLGLPYPGGPMLDKMAATGNAEAFEFPVGNMPEYNFSFSGIKTSVLYFLRDRAKENPNFAAENMADICASVQKTLIKTLLKKLVQASKDLNIKEIAIAGGVSANSGLRKTLQEYAGKYNWKIYIPAFQYCTDNAGMIAIAAHFQYLKGDFATQYVSPEPRLKI; from the coding sequence ATGACTGAACCTACAATCTTAGCAATAGAATCTTCTTGCGACGAAACCTCGGCCGCGGTAATCCGCGGGGGCAAGGTGTTGTCAAATATAGTAAATACACAGGCTGTACACGAACAATATGGCGGTGTGGTTCCGGAGCTAGCCTCCAGGGCGCACCAACAGAACATTATACCGGTGGTGGCACAGGCGCTGCAACAGGCAAATGTAGAAAAAAGTGAGCTAAATGCAGTTGCCTTCACGCGTGGCCCTGGCCTGTTGGGCGCTTTACTCGTCGGCTGCTCATTTGCCAAGTCGTTTGCGCTGGGGCTGGATATTCCGCTGATTGAGGTAAACCACATGCAGGCCCACATACTGGCCCACTTCATCGATGAACCTACACCGCAATTTCCGTTCCTATGTTTAACGGTTAGCGGCGGTCATACGCAAATAGTGCTGGTAAAAGACCACCTGAACATGGAGGTGATCGGTCAAACAACCGACGATGCAGTGGGAGAGGCCTTCGATAAAACAGCCAAGATGCTCGGCCTGCCGTACCCAGGTGGCCCCATGCTGGATAAAATGGCGGCAACCGGAAACGCAGAGGCATTTGAGTTTCCGGTGGGCAACATGCCTGAGTATAATTTCTCGTTCAGCGGCATCAAAACGTCTGTTTTATACTTCCTGCGGGACAGGGCAAAGGAGAACCCGAATTTTGCTGCGGAAAATATGGCGGATATCTGCGCCAGCGTGCAGAAAACGCTAATCAAGACACTCCTTAAGAAGCTGGTGCAGGCATCGAAAGATCTGAACATCAAAGAAATTGCCATTGCCGGAGGTGTGTCAGCGAATTCAGGCCTGCGTAAGACACTGCAGGAGTATGCCGGCAAGTATAACTGGAAAATATACATCCCCGCTTTTCAGTATTGCACCGACAATGCCGGTATGATCGCCATAGCCGCCCACTTTCAGTATCTGAAGGGCGATTTCGCTACTCAATACGTAAGCCCGGAGCCAAGACTGAAGATATAG
- a CDS encoding HNH endonuclease, which produces MKEKVLILNQDFSAIAVCTVQKAFLLVYLEKAEMIKDAENEVLRTVSISYPVPSIIRLQRYVRVPYHGIALSRHNIMRRDNYSCQYCGGVRNLTLDHLLPRSRGGETQWQNLVTACARCNSRKGDRTPEEAGLKLLRKPARPSLQTFLQFHLNQHNQDWRVYLGLEN; this is translated from the coding sequence ATGAAAGAAAAAGTTCTCATCCTTAACCAAGACTTCAGCGCTATTGCCGTTTGTACTGTTCAGAAAGCTTTTCTGCTTGTTTATCTCGAGAAAGCCGAGATGATCAAGGATGCAGAGAACGAAGTTCTGCGCACTGTCAGCATTTCCTATCCAGTGCCCTCCATTATCCGGTTGCAGCGCTATGTGCGGGTCCCTTACCATGGCATTGCGCTTAGCCGCCATAACATCATGCGCCGCGACAACTACAGCTGCCAATACTGCGGTGGCGTCCGCAACCTTACCCTCGACCACCTGCTGCCGCGTTCCAGGGGTGGGGAGACCCAATGGCAAAACCTGGTGACCGCCTGCGCCCGCTGCAACTCCCGCAAAGGCGACCGCACGCCAGAAGAGGCAGGGCTGAAACTGCTCCGCAAGCCAGCACGGCCCTCCTTGCAAACCTTCCTGCAATTTCACCTGAACCAGCACAACCAGGACTGGCGTGTGTACCTGGGGTTGGAGAATTAA
- a CDS encoding methyltransferase: MKQDFNAGFWQQRYQNDQTGWDVGGITPPLQEYFDQMPNKHLRILIPGCGNAYEAEYLHHNRFTQVYLVDVAPEPLQNFAQRVPDFPKARLLQQDYFELQDQYDLIVEQTFFCALHPDLRAAYARKTAQLLKPGGKLMGLLFDTTFSQPGPPFGGNSEEYRAYFAPYFEFIHFGKSRNSIKPRQGRELFIILQKRADAEV, from the coding sequence ATGAAGCAAGATTTTAATGCAGGTTTCTGGCAGCAGCGCTACCAAAACGACCAAACGGGTTGGGACGTTGGAGGTATAACGCCACCGCTGCAGGAATATTTTGACCAAATGCCAAATAAACACCTGCGTATTCTAATTCCCGGTTGCGGAAACGCATATGAGGCCGAATACCTGCATCACAATAGATTTACACAAGTATACCTAGTGGATGTGGCGCCGGAGCCGCTCCAAAATTTCGCGCAGCGGGTGCCGGATTTTCCGAAAGCGCGGTTACTACAGCAGGACTATTTTGAGTTGCAGGACCAGTATGATCTGATAGTGGAGCAGACCTTCTTTTGTGCCCTTCACCCGGACCTGCGGGCGGCTTATGCCCGTAAAACAGCACAGCTGCTAAAGCCGGGAGGTAAGTTGATGGGACTTTTGTTTGATACCACATTTTCGCAGCCTGGGCCTCCCTTTGGTGGCAACAGCGAAGAGTACCGCGCATACTTTGCGCCATACTTTGAATTTATACATTTCGGAAAATCGCGTAACTCCATCAAACCCCGGCAGGGGCGGGAGCTGTTTATCATTTTGCAGAAGAGGGCAGACGCTGAAGTATAA
- the smpB gene encoding SsrA-binding protein SmpB, with the protein MAKQEKDRIKKHVNIVNRKASFEFQFIDKYTAGVMLKGTEIKSIREGKVNMQDGYCVFTNGELWLHNVHISTYTEGTHFNHEPVRTRKLLLKKSELSKLESKTQEQGVTIIPTRIFISDRGFAKVEIALAKGKKLYDKRQDIKEKDIKREMDRSGF; encoded by the coding sequence ATGGCGAAACAAGAGAAAGACAGAATAAAGAAGCACGTTAACATTGTTAACCGCAAAGCTTCTTTTGAATTTCAATTTATAGATAAGTACACCGCCGGCGTAATGCTGAAGGGCACGGAGATCAAATCGATACGCGAAGGCAAGGTGAACATGCAGGATGGATATTGTGTGTTTACGAACGGCGAGTTGTGGCTTCATAATGTGCACATCTCTACCTATACCGAAGGCACCCACTTTAACCACGAGCCGGTGCGCACCCGAAAGCTGCTGCTGAAGAAGTCAGAGCTAAGTAAACTTGAGTCGAAGACGCAGGAGCAGGGCGTAACCATAATTCCCACACGCATCTTCATAAGCGACCGTGGTTTTGCTAAAGTAGAGATTGCACTGGCTAAAGGTAAGAAGCTGTACGACAAGCGACAAGATATTAAGGAAAAGGATATAAAGCGTGAAATGGACAGAAGCGGGTTTTAG
- the kdsA gene encoding 3-deoxy-8-phosphooctulonate synthase: MFEIPKLKYTDSGNFFLMAGPCAIEGEEMALQIAERIKTITDKLQIPWIFKGSYRKANRSRLDSFSGIGDEKALRILEKVGKEFDVPTVTDIHESAEAAMAAAYVDVLQIPAFLCRQTDLLVAAANTGKVVNIKKGQFLSGEAMRFAVNKVRESGNEKVILTDRGNSFGYSDMVVDFRNIPEMQSNQVPVVMDVTHSLQQPNQSSGVTGGKPALITTIAKAAIAVGADGLFIETHPQPSIAKSDGANMLPLDQLEELLQKLIRIRQAIR, translated from the coding sequence ATGTTCGAAATTCCCAAACTAAAGTATACTGACAGCGGAAATTTTTTCCTTATGGCTGGCCCCTGTGCCATCGAAGGGGAAGAGATGGCCCTGCAGATAGCAGAGCGTATTAAAACCATTACCGACAAGCTGCAAATTCCGTGGATTTTCAAGGGGTCTTACCGCAAAGCTAATCGTTCCCGCCTCGATTCCTTTTCAGGTATCGGCGACGAGAAAGCCTTGCGTATATTGGAGAAAGTAGGAAAAGAATTTGATGTGCCCACTGTTACAGACATTCACGAAAGTGCAGAGGCCGCCATGGCCGCCGCGTATGTGGATGTACTGCAGATTCCGGCATTCTTGTGCCGCCAGACAGATTTGTTAGTGGCCGCTGCCAACACGGGCAAAGTGGTTAATATCAAAAAGGGACAGTTCCTGTCGGGCGAGGCCATGCGTTTTGCCGTGAACAAAGTGCGCGAATCCGGCAATGAGAAAGTAATTCTGACCGACCGTGGCAACAGCTTCGGCTATTCCGATATGGTGGTGGATTTCCGCAACATCCCCGAGATGCAGTCGAACCAGGTGCCGGTGGTAATGGACGTGACGCACTCGCTGCAGCAGCCGAACCAGAGTTCGGGCGTAACTGGTGGCAAACCTGCCTTGATCACAACCATTGCAAAGGCGGCAATTGCCGTTGGCGCTGATGGACTGTTCATCGAAACACACCCGCAGCCAAGTATAGCCAAGTCAGACGGGGCGAACATGCTGCCCTTGGATCAGCTGGAGGAATTGCTGCAAAAGCTTATCCGCATCCGGCAGGCGATCCGCTAA
- the cphA gene encoding cyanophycin synthetase, whose amino-acid sequence MKIVDLRVMRGPNFWSVKHPKLIVIKLDLEDLSQKDTRQTPQFTSRLKKLLPVLQSHAAGEGAEGGFFEALAEGTTFGHVVQHVALALQALAGMSTSYGRSYPAHEEGHMMVVFSYQEERAGEHAAYAAVRIINALVKGEKVRLTEDVKRLHEIREDEYFGPSTYSIVSEATSRGIPYIRLNRHSLIQLGYGVHQQRIQATMTNKTAFFAVEIAGDKKATKDILEEAGIPVPKGATIYSPDELKNTLDWLGFPVVIKPLDGNHGKGATINITNLKDAQRGFTEAQKFSRGVMVEQFIEGFDFRMLVINGKFVAAAMRTPAMVTGDGTATIKQLIDRANRDPRRGIGHEKELTRIKVDKHTRNILKGLNLTTQSVLPEGEVLYLKSTANISTGGTATDVTDLVHPYNILMAERIAGLIGLDICGIDVMTTDIAIPLNETRGAVLEVNAAPGFRMHISPTYGLPRNVAEPVVDMLFPRDNPVRIPIVAVSGTNGKTTTTRLIAHIVKHNGYQVGYTTTDGIYVQDKMLEKGDTTGSYSAEFVLKDPTVNFAVLECARGGLLRSGLGFEQCDIGIVTNVSSDHLGLNDIHTLDELARVKAVIPKSVRKDGYAILNADDDLVYGMAGEVNCHVALFSMDEENPRILKHIAKGGLAAVFENGYISIFKNSYKIRIDRVADIPLTFGGKARFNIENILAATLAAYVSHFEVEDIKTALRTFIPSPSKTPGRMNLFKFPQFDVLIDYAHNVGGLKAIGDYINALDVTKRVGIVAAVGDRRSEDFYAVGQVSGEIFDEVIIRLDQDLRGKSADEITGPMLQGIEDTAPDKKVQVIPVEMRAIAYALENATPGSIVAIFTDQIEECVKMVESFKVIQDRKVLVE is encoded by the coding sequence ATGAAAATCGTTGATTTGCGCGTCATGCGCGGACCAAATTTCTGGTCAGTAAAACACCCAAAACTAATCGTAATTAAGCTGGATCTTGAAGACTTAAGTCAGAAGGATACGCGGCAAACGCCACAGTTCACGTCACGGCTGAAGAAACTGTTGCCTGTGCTGCAGTCGCACGCGGCGGGAGAGGGCGCAGAGGGAGGCTTTTTTGAGGCGCTTGCCGAAGGAACCACCTTTGGCCATGTGGTACAGCACGTAGCGCTGGCACTGCAGGCTTTAGCAGGCATGTCCACGAGTTACGGCCGCAGCTATCCTGCACATGAGGAAGGACATATGATGGTGGTGTTTTCGTACCAGGAGGAGCGGGCAGGAGAGCACGCAGCCTATGCCGCTGTGCGAATCATCAATGCACTGGTAAAAGGAGAGAAGGTAAGGCTAACGGAGGATGTGAAGCGCTTGCACGAGATCCGGGAGGATGAATATTTCGGGCCCAGCACTTACTCTATAGTGTCGGAAGCGACAAGCCGTGGTATTCCTTATATCCGCTTAAACCGGCACTCGCTCATTCAATTGGGGTATGGTGTGCACCAGCAACGGATCCAGGCCACTATGACCAACAAGACTGCCTTCTTTGCGGTGGAAATAGCAGGCGACAAAAAAGCCACGAAAGACATACTGGAGGAAGCCGGAATACCGGTGCCAAAAGGAGCCACCATCTACTCGCCTGACGAACTGAAGAACACGCTGGATTGGTTGGGATTTCCTGTTGTGATCAAGCCGCTGGATGGCAACCATGGCAAAGGAGCAACAATCAACATTACAAACCTGAAAGATGCGCAACGCGGTTTTACAGAAGCCCAAAAGTTCTCGCGGGGCGTGATGGTGGAGCAGTTTATAGAAGGATTTGATTTCCGGATGCTTGTGATAAACGGAAAGTTCGTGGCCGCAGCCATGCGTACGCCCGCCATGGTGACAGGCGATGGCACCGCCACGATTAAGCAGTTAATCGACCGGGCCAACCGGGATCCAAGACGCGGCATTGGTCATGAGAAGGAACTTACCCGGATCAAGGTAGACAAGCACACGCGCAATATACTGAAAGGGCTGAACCTGACAACCCAGTCGGTGCTGCCGGAAGGAGAGGTGCTATACCTCAAAAGCACGGCCAACATCAGCACGGGCGGTACGGCCACGGATGTTACGGACCTTGTGCACCCCTACAACATCCTGATGGCCGAACGGATAGCCGGTTTAATTGGTCTGGACATCTGCGGTATTGATGTGATGACCACTGACATCGCGATACCATTGAATGAAACCCGTGGTGCTGTACTGGAGGTGAACGCTGCCCCTGGCTTCAGAATGCATATTTCGCCGACGTATGGTTTGCCCCGCAACGTGGCGGAGCCCGTGGTAGATATGCTGTTTCCTCGGGATAATCCGGTGCGCATTCCGATTGTAGCGGTGTCAGGAACAAACGGGAAGACGACTACTACCCGGCTGATTGCACACATCGTGAAGCACAACGGCTACCAAGTTGGCTACACCACCACAGACGGCATATACGTGCAGGATAAAATGCTGGAGAAGGGGGATACCACCGGCTCCTACAGCGCCGAATTTGTACTGAAGGACCCAACTGTGAACTTTGCCGTGCTCGAATGCGCACGCGGAGGCCTGTTGCGTTCCGGGCTTGGCTTTGAGCAGTGCGACATTGGTATCGTTACCAACGTAAGCTCAGACCACCTAGGGCTAAATGACATCCATACCTTAGACGAACTTGCGCGGGTGAAGGCCGTTATCCCTAAAAGTGTAAGGAAGGATGGCTATGCTATTCTAAACGCGGATGATGACCTGGTGTACGGCATGGCTGGGGAGGTGAACTGCCATGTCGCGCTCTTTAGCATGGATGAGGAAAACCCGCGTATTCTGAAGCACATTGCAAAAGGTGGGCTGGCTGCGGTTTTCGAAAACGGCTATATCTCTATCTTTAAGAATTCCTACAAGATCAGGATAGACCGTGTGGCAGACATCCCACTCACGTTCGGAGGTAAGGCCCGCTTCAACATCGAAAACATTTTGGCGGCAACACTTGCTGCCTACGTCTCTCACTTTGAGGTGGAGGATATCAAAACAGCGCTTCGCACCTTTATCCCGTCACCAAGCAAAACACCGGGGCGCATGAACCTGTTCAAATTCCCGCAATTCGATGTTTTGATCGACTATGCACACAACGTGGGCGGGCTCAAAGCCATTGGCGACTACATCAATGCGTTAGATGTAACGAAGAGAGTAGGAATTGTGGCTGCAGTGGGCGATCGTAGGTCGGAAGATTTTTATGCGGTGGGGCAGGTATCGGGAGAAATTTTTGATGAAGTTATAATTCGGCTCGATCAGGATTTAAGAGGCAAGTCAGCAGACGAAATCACCGGTCCCATGCTGCAGGGCATCGAAGACACTGCCCCTGATAAAAAGGTGCAGGTTATTCCCGTGGAGATGCGGGCCATTGCCTATGCCCTTGAAAATGCCACACCGGGTTCTATAGTGGCCATCTTTACAGACCAGATTGAGGAATGCGTGAAGATGGTGGAAAGTTTTAAGGTTATTCAGGATAGAAAGGTGCTGGTAGAGTAA
- a CDS encoding thioesterase family protein translates to MRTTGNDKQTTPIKPGDIRTYSKRITTADFAAFEDGLVHAVCSTFSLAQAAEWAGRLFVLDIKSADEEGIGTFLTINHKAPAFEGNDVVITATLTKHEGHDVICSFEAKVGDRVVADGETGQKILKKEKLARILAPKQV, encoded by the coding sequence ATGCGAACAACGGGAAACGATAAACAAACAACGCCCATAAAACCCGGCGATATACGTACGTATAGCAAACGGATAACTACAGCCGATTTCGCTGCCTTTGAGGATGGGTTGGTACATGCCGTTTGCTCTACCTTTTCGTTGGCTCAGGCAGCGGAATGGGCAGGCAGGTTGTTCGTGCTGGATATTAAATCAGCGGATGAAGAGGGGATAGGCACCTTTCTGACCATCAACCATAAAGCACCTGCTTTTGAAGGGAATGATGTAGTCATTACTGCCACTTTAACCAAGCATGAAGGGCATGATGTAATTTGCTCTTTTGAGGCAAAAGTGGGTGACAGGGTTGTGGCAGACGGGGAAACGGGGCAAAAGATTTTGAAAAAAGAGAAACTAGCCAGAATATTGGCGCCGAAACAAGTATAA
- the rpsA gene encoding 30S ribosomal protein S1 — MSNSPDNFDWDKFESQGFGSGYNQAEKAEMEQMYDDTLTTVQEQEVVTGTVVAVTDRDVILNIGFKSDGLVSVSEFRDMPNLKPGDQVEVFIEDQEDPNGQLILSRKKAKIVSAWARIYDALENDKVLEGVVKRRTKGGLIMDIHGVEAFLPGSQIDVKPIRDFDVFVGKQMEVKVVKINAAFDNVVVSHKVLIEKDLEQQRAAILNNLEKGQVLEGVIKNMTNFGVFIDLGGVDGLLHITDISWGRINHPEEVLNLDQKVNVVVLDFDEDKKRISLGMKQLTPHPWDALPAEIEVGSKVEGRIVNVADYGAFLELMPGVEGLIHVSEMSWSQHLRNPQDFIKQGDQVQAVVLTMDRQERKMSLGIKQLTEDPWNKENVLTKYAVGTKHTGIVRNLTNFGLFLELEEGVDGLVHVSDLSWTKKIKHPSEFVKVGDNLDVVVLELDVPNRRLALGHKQLEENPWDTFESVFNIGSVHKATVLEKSDRGATLELPYGIEGFAFPKGLTKEDGSQVEAGESLDFRVTEFSKDDRKIILSHTASHSEVEASRAARATKKPAAGEKKEKSSSSAPKVQKDADKSTLGDLDALSALKEQMLENEKEAGVKKLEAAAAKKTQDGDNDDTASDSSEEENNA; from the coding sequence ATGAGTAATTCTCCAGACAATTTCGACTGGGACAAGTTTGAGTCCCAGGGTTTCGGTTCCGGCTATAACCAAGCTGAGAAAGCCGAAATGGAACAAATGTATGACGACACCCTGACTACCGTACAGGAGCAGGAGGTTGTTACTGGTACCGTTGTTGCCGTTACAGATCGTGACGTAATTCTTAACATCGGTTTCAAATCAGACGGACTGGTTTCTGTTTCTGAATTCAGAGACATGCCAAACCTGAAGCCTGGCGACCAGGTAGAAGTATTTATTGAAGACCAGGAAGACCCGAACGGTCAGCTGATCCTTTCCCGCAAGAAAGCGAAGATTGTTAGCGCCTGGGCTCGTATCTATGATGCGCTCGAGAACGACAAGGTGCTGGAGGGTGTTGTGAAGAGAAGAACCAAAGGTGGTCTTATCATGGATATCCATGGTGTGGAGGCCTTCTTGCCAGGTTCGCAAATTGACGTGAAGCCAATCCGTGACTTCGACGTGTTTGTGGGCAAGCAGATGGAAGTGAAAGTTGTGAAAATCAACGCCGCTTTCGACAACGTGGTTGTATCTCACAAAGTACTTATCGAGAAAGACTTGGAGCAGCAGCGTGCAGCCATCCTGAACAACCTTGAGAAAGGCCAGGTACTGGAAGGCGTTATCAAGAACATGACAAACTTCGGTGTGTTCATCGACCTTGGTGGCGTAGACGGCCTGCTTCACATCACTGATATTTCATGGGGACGTATCAACCACCCAGAAGAAGTATTGAACCTTGACCAGAAAGTGAACGTGGTAGTTCTTGACTTCGATGAAGACAAGAAGCGTATCTCTCTGGGCATGAAGCAGCTTACTCCTCATCCGTGGGATGCTCTTCCGGCTGAGATTGAAGTTGGCTCTAAAGTAGAAGGTAGAATCGTAAACGTAGCAGACTACGGCGCGTTCCTGGAACTGATGCCAGGCGTAGAAGGTTTGATCCACGTTTCTGAAATGTCTTGGTCACAGCACCTGCGTAACCCACAGGACTTCATCAAGCAAGGCGACCAGGTACAGGCTGTTGTTCTGACAATGGACCGCCAGGAGCGCAAGATGTCACTTGGCATTAAGCAGCTGACTGAAGATCCTTGGAACAAAGAAAATGTACTGACGAAGTATGCAGTAGGCACGAAGCACACTGGCATCGTTCGTAACCTGACAAACTTCGGTCTGTTCTTAGAACTAGAAGAAGGTGTTGATGGTTTGGTACACGTTTCTGACCTGTCTTGGACGAAGAAGATTAAGCACCCATCTGAGTTTGTGAAAGTTGGTGATAACCTGGACGTAGTTGTTCTGGAGCTTGATGTTCCAAACAGAAGACTTGCCCTGGGCCATAAGCAACTAGAGGAGAACCCTTGGGATACGTTTGAGTCTGTATTCAACATTGGCTCTGTTCACAAAGCTACTGTACTGGAGAAGTCTGACAGAGGCGCTACACTGGAGTTACCTTACGGTATCGAAGGTTTCGCTTTCCCGAAAGGCTTAACTAAAGAAGACGGATCTCAGGTTGAAGCAGGCGAGAGCCTTGACTTCCGCGTAACTGAATTCTCTAAAGACGATCGCAAGATCATCCTTTCGCACACTGCTTCTCACTCTGAAGTAGAAGCTAGCAGAGCTGCCAGAGCTACTAAGAAGCCTGCAGCCGGCGAGAAGAAAGAGAAGTCTTCCTCTTCCGCACCTAAAGTTCAGAAAGACGCTGACAAGTCAACTTTAGGAGACCTGGATGCACTGTCTGCGCTGAAAGAGCAAATGCTGGAGAATGAGAAAGAGGCTGGCGTGAAGAAGTTAGAAGCTGCTGCTGCAAAGAAAACGCAGGATGGCGACAACGACGACACAGCGTCTGATTCTTCTGAAGAAGAAAACAACGCTTAA
- a CDS encoding O-methyltransferase, with product MRAFKLHGVHSPFVFDLFHNVLHHTGHFPAYNHVEALRDALLQDERELQVTDFGAGSKISKHKTRKVKDIARTSAKPAKYGQLLFRLVNHFQPQIIFELGTSLGLTTSYLAEARKKGHIYSFEGCPNITRAAQKNFQQLGLQNIQVIEGNLDETLQQQLKQVTQLDFAFLDGNHRYEPTISYFESCLTKSHEQTVLVLDDIYWSAEMKQAWQEIKRHPQVQQTIDLYFVGLVFFRKQQPKENFTLYF from the coding sequence ATGCGTGCCTTTAAGCTGCATGGAGTTCACTCTCCTTTTGTTTTTGACCTGTTCCACAACGTGCTGCACCATACCGGCCACTTCCCCGCTTATAACCATGTGGAAGCGCTGCGCGATGCACTGCTGCAGGACGAGCGCGAGCTGCAGGTAACGGACTTCGGCGCCGGCTCCAAAATAAGCAAACATAAAACGCGTAAGGTAAAGGATATAGCCCGCACCTCTGCCAAGCCAGCCAAGTATGGCCAGCTGCTTTTCCGGTTGGTAAACCACTTTCAGCCGCAAATCATTTTTGAGTTAGGAACTTCCCTTGGCCTGACCACCAGTTACCTGGCCGAAGCACGCAAAAAAGGGCATATTTACTCGTTCGAAGGCTGCCCCAACATTACCCGTGCTGCGCAAAAAAATTTCCAGCAACTCGGCCTGCAGAACATTCAGGTGATAGAGGGCAATCTGGATGAGACGCTGCAACAACAATTAAAGCAGGTGACGCAGCTGGATTTTGCGTTTCTGGATGGAAACCACCGCTACGAGCCGACCATAAGTTACTTCGAGAGTTGCCTGACCAAGAGCCATGAGCAAACGGTTTTGGTACTGGATGATATTTACTGGTCTGCAGAGATGAAGCAGGCCTGGCAGGAAATTAAACGTCACCCGCAAGTACAGCAAACGATTGATTTGTATTTCGTAGGCCTCGTGTTTTTCCGCAAGCAACAGCCGAAGGAGAACTTCACGCTATACTTCTAG
- a CDS encoding class I SAM-dependent methyltransferase, giving the protein MKQTNRNFQGTDNYWEGRYNSGGNSGAGSYNRLAEFKADVLNSFVKNNQIQTVIEFGCGDGNQLTMLEYPFYIGLDISKTAVGICIDKFKADKTKSFYLYNSLAFVDNHKIFNADVSLSIDVLYHLIEDELFEKYIFDLFNSSKQYVVIYSNDYDDRSALHVRERKFTDYIEKNFSQWKLKEVIKNKYPYDPKKSDQTSSADFFFYQKTNL; this is encoded by the coding sequence TTGAAACAAACTAACAGAAATTTTCAAGGAACCGACAACTATTGGGAGGGCAGATACAACTCAGGAGGTAATTCCGGTGCCGGCTCCTACAATCGGTTAGCTGAATTCAAAGCAGATGTTCTCAACAGTTTTGTGAAAAATAACCAAATTCAAACTGTTATAGAATTTGGTTGTGGAGATGGGAATCAGCTTACAATGCTTGAATATCCTTTTTATATAGGTTTAGATATTTCTAAAACAGCTGTGGGAATCTGTATCGATAAATTCAAAGCCGATAAGACTAAAAGCTTTTATTTGTACAATTCATTAGCCTTTGTTGATAATCATAAAATTTTCAATGCAGATGTATCCTTATCTATTGATGTACTTTACCATTTAATAGAAGATGAATTATTTGAGAAATACATTTTTGATTTGTTCAACTCTTCAAAGCAGTATGTTGTAATATACTCGAATGATTACGATGATCGTTCTGCACTTCATGTTCGTGAAAGAAAGTTTACGGATTATATAGAGAAAAACTTTAGTCAATGGAAACTAAAGGAGGTAATAAAAAATAAGTATCCTTACGATCCCAAAAAGTCAGACCAAACATCATCTGCTGACTTCTTTTTTTATCAAAAAACAAATTTATAA
- a CDS encoding C40 family peptidase produces MDYGIGMLSVAPMRAETSDRAEIVTQLLFGECYEVVAQEGNWRCLQLATDGYRGWIDFKLHTPVSEEYYKAWCQTKHSRSLDLLQTVQQGEVQIPIGIGSYLPFFDGQHIRVNEERLAITGTVVAPDATQTPDELIAVAHRFLKFPYLWGGKSVFGIDCSGFTQQVFGICGYQLPRDAYQQALHGEEVHFVTQAQPGDLAFFSNPEGRITHVGIVLEGQQIMHAHGEVRVDKLDHNGIYNANLKRYTHNLRIIKRISF; encoded by the coding sequence GTGGACTACGGAATAGGTATGCTTAGCGTGGCGCCGATGCGTGCCGAAACCTCTGACAGGGCTGAAATTGTAACGCAGCTTTTGTTTGGGGAATGCTATGAGGTGGTGGCGCAGGAGGGAAACTGGCGCTGCCTGCAGCTGGCAACAGATGGCTACCGTGGCTGGATCGACTTTAAGCTGCATACGCCCGTTTCTGAAGAATACTACAAAGCGTGGTGTCAGACCAAACACTCCCGTTCGCTTGATCTGCTGCAGACCGTGCAGCAGGGGGAAGTGCAAATACCCATCGGCATCGGCAGCTATTTACCTTTCTTCGATGGGCAGCACATCCGGGTAAATGAGGAACGGTTGGCTATCACTGGTACTGTTGTTGCCCCTGATGCTACTCAAACACCCGATGAGTTGATAGCTGTGGCGCACCGTTTCCTCAAGTTCCCATACTTGTGGGGCGGCAAATCGGTATTCGGAATTGACTGTTCTGGCTTTACGCAGCAGGTGTTCGGAATCTGCGGCTACCAACTGCCCCGCGATGCCTACCAGCAGGCCCTGCATGGCGAGGAAGTGCATTTTGTAACGCAGGCGCAACCAGGCGACCTGGCTTTCTTCTCAAATCCTGAGGGGCGAATCACCCATGTGGGCATTGTGCTGGAAGGTCAGCAGATTATGCACGCCCACGGGGAGGTGCGGGTCGATAAGCTCGACCACAACGGCATTTACAACGCCAACCTAAAGCGTTACACACACAACCTGCGCATTATCAAACGAATTTCTTTCTGA